One Streptomyces sp. SAI-135 DNA segment encodes these proteins:
- a CDS encoding serine/threonine-protein kinase, translating to MQELRETDPRTIGPYEVLGRLGSGGMGEVYLAEARGGLRLAVKVVRAEHAEDRTFRARFRHEVRAAQTVGGAGTYTARVVDADTEAARPWMATEFVRGPNLRDAVLDRGPLPGDAVRLLAAALAEALAAIHAKGLVHRDLKPSNILLAPDGPRVIDFGIVRALEGTALTRTGVVVGSVGYLSPEQIRNGAQVVPASDVFSLGAVLAYASGGKEPFGEGQDSVVLLRILTGDVDLTAVPEEQLPLVQACLRDGPGARPTPAELVAAAGHTAASLREGLRPGWYAPGAVREPEAARSGAHWVPGHDSGERGSRVEYVAPVTVTDVPAVAPVTPAPAPPSRRRLLRAVAGGVGVVAAGGAGGWLWLRDSADGQATTGAGSPAGTPATGWQYKVQGLGGRRGPCAAVSPDGTRVYVGGADGALHALDLDGRTVWRTELGAEAMSPLATADGVYCLLEDGQEGASKLCALGRSGKVRWTRTFAANSQFPVAAGRLVLVSYGDGSDAGGVRAYAPDGSVRWTAPTGAAPTSEPTVADGVVYVGTFGDQVQALDAKSGKRLWATAAGPDTGRPALVGDTLVVGSGGERTLHGIGRTGKPLWHSANDKVYGGRYFTCVPFGGLGVTASDYELVALDPADGSTVWSFRFTDEGNQYSDPTVFGDTVYVRHGSTLYGIDRRGKRTWHRRVEGGASIGTQSPVVRDGRVYAANADGITVLALGS from the coding sequence GTGCAGGAGCTGCGCGAGACGGACCCGCGGACCATCGGGCCCTACGAGGTCCTGGGCAGACTCGGGTCCGGCGGCATGGGCGAGGTGTATCTGGCCGAGGCGCGCGGCGGACTGCGGCTGGCCGTGAAGGTGGTACGGGCCGAACACGCCGAGGACCGCACCTTCCGCGCCCGGTTCCGGCACGAGGTGCGGGCCGCGCAGACGGTCGGCGGGGCGGGCACGTACACCGCGCGGGTCGTGGACGCGGACACCGAGGCCGCGCGGCCCTGGATGGCCACGGAGTTCGTGCGGGGACCCAACCTGCGGGACGCGGTGCTCGACCGGGGACCGCTGCCCGGGGACGCGGTACGGCTGCTGGCGGCCGCGCTCGCCGAGGCGCTCGCCGCGATCCACGCCAAGGGGCTGGTGCACCGGGACCTCAAGCCCTCCAACATCCTGCTCGCGCCGGACGGCCCCCGGGTCATCGACTTCGGGATCGTCCGGGCCCTGGAGGGCACCGCCCTGACCCGGACCGGCGTGGTCGTCGGATCGGTCGGCTATCTCTCGCCCGAGCAGATCCGCAACGGTGCCCAGGTGGTGCCGGCCAGCGACGTCTTCTCCCTGGGTGCGGTCCTCGCTTACGCCTCCGGCGGGAAGGAGCCTTTCGGCGAGGGGCAGGATTCGGTCGTTCTGCTGCGGATCCTGACCGGTGACGTGGACCTGACCGCCGTACCGGAGGAGCAACTGCCCCTGGTGCAGGCTTGTCTGCGGGACGGCCCCGGCGCGCGGCCGACGCCCGCGGAGCTGGTCGCGGCCGCGGGACACACCGCCGCCTCGCTGCGTGAGGGGCTGCGGCCCGGGTGGTACGCGCCCGGAGCCGTGCGGGAGCCCGAGGCCGCCCGGAGCGGCGCGCACTGGGTGCCCGGGCACGACTCGGGGGAGCGGGGCAGCCGGGTCGAGTACGTGGCGCCGGTGACCGTCACGGACGTCCCCGCGGTCGCCCCTGTGACACCCGCCCCCGCCCCGCCGTCCCGGCGCCGGCTGCTGCGGGCCGTGGCGGGCGGCGTCGGAGTCGTGGCCGCCGGAGGCGCGGGCGGATGGCTGTGGCTGCGGGACTCGGCGGACGGACAGGCGACGACCGGGGCGGGGTCCCCGGCGGGCACTCCCGCGACGGGCTGGCAGTACAAGGTCCAGGGACTCGGCGGGCGGCGCGGCCCCTGCGCGGCCGTCTCACCGGACGGCACACGGGTCTACGTCGGCGGCGCGGACGGCGCGCTGCACGCGCTGGACCTGGACGGACGGACCGTGTGGCGGACCGAGCTCGGCGCTGAGGCGATGTCCCCGCTCGCCACCGCCGACGGCGTGTACTGCCTGCTGGAGGACGGCCAGGAGGGCGCTTCCAAGCTGTGCGCGCTCGGCCGGAGCGGCAAGGTCCGCTGGACCAGGACGTTCGCCGCGAACAGCCAGTTCCCGGTCGCCGCGGGCCGCCTGGTCCTGGTGTCCTACGGCGACGGCTCGGACGCGGGCGGGGTGCGGGCCTACGCCCCCGACGGCAGCGTGCGCTGGACCGCCCCGACCGGCGCCGCGCCCACCAGCGAGCCCACCGTGGCGGACGGGGTCGTCTACGTCGGCACCTTCGGCGACCAGGTCCAGGCCCTGGACGCGAAGAGCGGCAAGCGGCTCTGGGCGACGGCGGCGGGCCCCGACACCGGGCGCCCCGCGCTCGTCGGGGACACCCTGGTGGTCGGATCGGGCGGCGAGCGGACACTGCACGGCATCGGCCGCACCGGCAAGCCGCTGTGGCACTCGGCCAACGACAAGGTGTACGGCGGCCGCTACTTCACCTGTGTGCCCTTCGGCGGGCTGGGCGTCACCGCCTCCGACTACGAACTGGTCGCCCTGGACCCCGCCGACGGATCGACGGTGTGGTCCTTCCGCTTCACCGACGAGGGAAACCAGTACAGCGACCCCACCGTCTTCGGCGACACCGTCTACGTGCGCCACGGCTCGACGCTCTACGGCATCGACCGCAGGGGGAAGCGGACCTGGCACCGGCGCGTCGAGGGCGGCGCCTCCATCGGCACCCAGAGTCCGGTCGTCCGGGACGGCCGCGTGTACGCCGCGAACGCCGACGGCATCACGGTCCTCGCGCTCGGCTCCTAG
- a CDS encoding Lrp/AsnC ligand binding domain-containing protein, producing MITAIVLIKTSVDRIPEIAERIAALESVSEVFSVTGTYDLIAMVRVKQHEDLAEVIPGSISKIPGVEATDTHVAFRTYSQHDLEAAFAIGLDS from the coding sequence GTGATCACCGCGATCGTCCTCATCAAGACCAGCGTGGACCGGATCCCCGAGATCGCGGAGCGGATCGCCGCGCTGGAGTCCGTGAGCGAGGTCTTCTCCGTCACGGGCACGTACGACCTGATCGCCATGGTCCGGGTCAAGCAGCACGAGGACCTCGCCGAGGTCATCCCCGGCAGCATCAGCAAGATCCCCGGCGTCGAGGCGACGGACACCCACGTGGCCTTCCGCACCTACTCGCAGCACGACCTGGAGGCCGCGTTCGCGATCGGCCTCGACAGCTGA